From Candidatus Micrarchaeia archaeon:
GATCAACATGTGCCATGATTGTAACTATGGGTTGTCTGATTGTCATTATAAAACACCTTTTATTATTATATATCAAAGAGTATTTAAGTGTTATTTTTTATTCATAATAAACTACTCTTTTTCCAATTCCCCATTTTTTAATTGCAGCGCCTAGTTCTTTATGTTCTTTTGCATATTCTAAAATATCTTGTTTTTTCATATATGAATCTATTGCTTGGCGCATTGCTGTAGCGCCTGATTTAATTCCATCTGGGTGGCCTGCTACTCCCCCTCCTGCTTGTAAAAATAGATCTGTTCCTCCTCTATGTATTGTTTCAGGAATAATACCTGGATATAATCCACCTGAAGAAACAGGCATAACAGATTTAGTATTATACCAATTTTGTCCTAATACATCTGCTTTATCATTTTCAAATATCTTTTGTTTAATTAATGCATCTCTTATATTTAATTCTTCTTTATATTCACTTTTCATTTTTCCAGTTCCAAATGTTCCAATATGTAGTGAGTCAGCACCTATTAATCTTGCAATTTTAGCAACTGCAAGCATAGTCATTCCATTTCTTGGATTATGTGTGAACATTCCATGTCCTGCTCTATGTGCATGTACAATTAAATTAGGTTGTGAATTTCTTAATGTTTCAAATCCGGCCCAGCCGCATGTTAAAATATCTACCATAGTTATTCTTCCTCCATGATCCTTTATAAATTGTGCTCTTTTCATCATTATATTTGTTTCAGCTGAAACATTACAGCAATAAATTTTTTTCTCTCCTGTTTCACTTTCTGCTTTATCTCTCATTTCTAATGTTCTTATTACTCTATCCTCAAATTTATTAAATGTCATACTTGTTAAATTTTCATCATCTTTTACTAAATCTAATCCTCCAGACCAAGATTCATATGCATATTGAGCATGTACTTTAGCAGTTCTTCCAACTTTTGGTTTTATTATTGTTCCACATATTGGTCTTTTTTTAATTTGTGTAATTTTTCTTATTCCTTCAATCCCATGTTTAGGTCCTTTGAATGAATTTATTATATCTTTAGGAAATGAAATATCTAATAATCTTAAATTAGCAATTTCTTTCATACCAAAAATATTTCCAGCAATTGCACTCATTATTTGAGGCATATTTCCTTTTTCAAATAAATCAGAAGGATAAGCAATTTTTATTGTATTATTTTTTTTATTTATATAATAAACATGAGGAGTTATTTTTTTTCTTAAAGTAGGTGAAATTCCTCCTACATCTGTCCATGTTCCTATTGAAGATTCAGCAGTAATATGTTCTGCTGCTTGTTCTAAAGTTAATTTTTTATCTAATTTTCCAGGTTCAACATAAAATTTGCATATTAAATCATTTTCTTTTGGTTTATATTTTAAATTTGTAAATCCATCGAATGGCATTTAATCACCCCAATAATTAATATGAAAAGAATAAGAAAAATAGATTTATAATATAAACTGATAAAAGAAAAGAAAATCAAAAGAAATAAAAAGGAAAAAAAGAAAATTAGATTAGTTCGCCTGCTAAAATCCCTGATAATTCTGTGCGGTGAACTTCTCTTGTGTCTACTAATTCATTTTCCCAAACATCATTTTCTTTACATTCCCAAATTAAATTAAGGAATTTAAGGCTTTGTATTTGCATGCGTTTTCTTCTTTCTGTCCATTCTTTACTTGGGATTTTATTTTCTAAAAATACTTCATCCAATATTTTATTAATCTCACTTCTTAACAAATGAGAATTTAAAATACTTTTATCCCTCTCTGAATCTACAAGATCAAAATACAATTTATATAATTTTTCTACTGTTTTTTGGTCTAAAATAGATATTTTTTCCCTACTTTCATATTCTTGCAATTTTCTCTGTTTTTCTTCTGAAATTAGTTTATATTTAAATGCTCCAACAATTTTATCACCCTCAATTTTCATAAGATAAGTCCCACTTTTTACATGCGTTTCTATAAATTTACTATCATCTAATAATTCTTTAAAAATTGGGGTAAGATCTAAATCAATAGAGAATATTTGATAATTACTAACTTCACCAATTATATTCTTTGAAGTTCTAAAATATGTTTTCCCTTGGATTGTTTCTAAATAACCACCACTTTTTTCTGATTTTAAAAGAATTGTCCCTTCTGCTTTTGGTTGAGTTTTTATAAATCCTTGTGGTAAGCACCTTTTTAATGCTTCTATAAATTGTTTAGGTCTTTCATAATTTTGTAATTTATTTTTTTCCATTTACTCACCCCAAATATCATTTTGTCTGAAATATATTACTATTTCAGGGTTTATAAAGCTTTCCATTATTATTTATTTTTAATAACAAAGTAATTTCGTGCCCTCGCCAGATTTATAAATCTACCTTGTGAAATCAAGATATGGCAAATGATGAAATTACTTTTTATGGTGGAGCGCAAGAAGTAGGAAGAAGCTGTGTTAATGTTTATTCTAAAATAGGCCAGATAATGCTTGACTGCGGAATTAAGTTAGGAGATCCTATTGAATATCCTATTATTCCTAAAGAAGATTTTAAAAAAATAAAACATATTGTTCCTACACATACACATTTAGATCATATAGGATTTCTTCCACATATTATTCAAAAAGGCAAAGCATATAATGCAAAAATATATGCTACAAAACCTACAAGAGATTTAATGCAGTTGTTATTATCTGATTATCAAAGATTGCAAGAAAAAAAATTATTTTCAACAAAAGATGTTGAAACAGTTTTAGAAAAAACACAGCAAGTAGAATATAAACAAAAAATAAGTGGAAAAGGATTAATCCCATTTACTTTATATAATTCAGGCCATATTTTAGGGGGAGCAATGATAAAATTAGAAGGAAAATGTGATTTGTTATATACAGGAGATTTAAATTTAAGAGAAACAAAAATTATTGAAGGTGCAGAATTAGGATTAAAAGCAAAAAATTTAATTTTAGAATCAACTTATGGTGGAAAAACAGATAGGTTGCCTTCATTAAAAAATGCATCTCAGCAATTAATAGAATCTATTAAAGAAACTTTAATTGCAGGCGGACATGTTTTAATACCAACCTTTGCAGTTGGGAGAGGACAAAACATAATGATGGTTATTGAAAGTTATATGCGTTCAGGTGCATTGCCAAAGGTTCCTATTTATACAGATGGAATGGTTAATAGAGCTAATAGAATTTATAGACACAATGTAATATATGCAAAAGAAGAAATAAAAATGAGAATTTTAATGAGTGATGAAGATCCATTTAAAAGTCCGTTTTATAAAGTTCCAAAAACTAAAGATAGAAGTGATGTTTTATCAGAGCCTTGTATTATTTTATCAACATCAGGTATGTTAACTGGCGGTCCAGTTTTAAATTATTTAGAAAAATTAATTGAAAATCCAAAAAATAAATTAATTATAGTTGGTTATCAAGTTGAAGGTTCTTTAGGTAGAAAATTATTAGATGGAGAAAAATATGTTCAATTAGGTTATGGTGAAGATAAGAAAGAATATGAAGTTAAAATGAAAGTAGAAACAGTTCCTTTTTCTGGACATTCAGATCATGATGATTTAATAAAATTTGTTAAATCTATAAAAGGATTGAAAAAAGTTTTTCTTATGCATGGCGAACCTAAAAAAATACAAGAATTAGCAGAAGATATTCAACAAAATAAAAAAGTAGAAGTTATTATGCCTAAAAATACTGAAATTTTTAAATTATAGATAATCTTCACAAGCTAAAACTATTCCGCATCTTATTGTACATATAGCAGTATCATTCATTAAATTTCCTGAATGTGGATCAGTCCATTCTGCAAAAATAGTATATGTAGTTATTGCTGAAGTATCACCACATGTCCATCTTGCGTTTTTTGAATATATATCTCCAGCCCTTATCATTTCTGTAATTGAAGCTGGAAAACTTGGTGAAGGATTAATACTTCCAGAATAAGTTGGTATAATAGTTGTTGTAATATCATATGATCCATCATTTATTACTCCCCAGTTTCCGTTGTCCATTCCTCCGTTTGATATATTTAAATCAGTACAAAATGCAGTAATATTTCCTGGTGCCGGAGGAACACAACTAAGCCATAAAGTTAAACAATTATCAGTTTCTGATCCTTCATTAACTTCATTATCTATATCAGCACATGCTTGTATTTGATAAGTTCCTTCTATATTAATTTCATATGAATATTTATGTGTAACTTCAGTATAGGTTTCGGCAGTTACATCTGCTAAGTCAGTGCATGTTCCCCAATCATTTCCAAAAGGGGTGGTTGTATCTGCTTCTCTTTGGGGGATAAATAAGAATGAATTAGGCATCCAAAGATTTGGCATTGGAGGAACAGAATATCTTGTTGTATTTAATATAGTAGTTCCTTGTTTTAATTCTACTAATGTCCAGCTTGCATTTTGTGAACATATACTATTTGAATATGTTGTTAAATCAATTGTTTGTGTTTCATTTACTATACAAGGTGCACGTCTTATTGGTGGAAATCCACTTGGTTCAATATCACTTTTAACTCTTAAATTTGTATAAGCATCACATACAATAGTTATATTATCACAATTATCATTTTCATTAACTTCTATTACTTCATCATAATAATCAGCGCATGCTTCAAAAGTAATATTCATATTTATTCCAGGGGGACATGTAAAATCAAATGAATTAATTTGATTTGCGCCTTCATTTAAATTCGGAATTAAAAATCCCGTATTTGTGAAAAGTGATGCATCATTTGATGTAACAAATGTTGTTGATTCACTTCCTGTTTCTAATGAACCTATATTAATAGTGTCAACATCTATTGTTGTTGTAGCGCCTTCTGTTTGATAAATAATTCCCGTAGCGCCTCCAGCAGATAAATTCACAACTAAATCAGGTCCTTGTGTAATTGGTGCATCTATTGGCCATTCTCCTGTTTGATCATTACATACAGGTAAATTTGTATCAAAGAAAACACGTAAAGAAATTTCTTCATTTGTATAAATTTCAGGTGCAGTTAATTGTCCTGTAATAGTATATTCATATGCTCCTTCTCCTGCAGGAGGTGTTGGAACTGAAATATTAAATGGAGTATCTGGAGTAAATATAAAATCAGAAGGTGTGGCAGTTATATCAGTTATATTAAAAGCCATTGATTCTCTATTTAAGAATAAATGAATAATAATATCTTTTGTTTGTCCTGGATTAATAACAATTTCAGGATTTCCTTCAACATCTGTAATCATCATACTATTAATAATTATTTGCGGATCATCAACATGTAAAACAAAGGGAGTTTTTGATCCTGTATAAGGAAATAAATTTTCATCTCTATATACATATACTTTATTATTAGTTGAACTTTCAATATTTGTTTGTCCCAAACCAAGACATTGAACCTCTGAATAAGATAATTCAAAAATATAATCGCCAACTGGCAAGTATGAGATATCAAAATCTGGATTACCTAGTTCTAAAATGATTGGAACACTATTTATATCAGCAATTAAATTCCCATAACATACAACACCAGCATGTCCTTTTTTATTATTTAGATATGCTGTTGGTTCACTGCATTTTTCTTTATAGTAATTAAATGGTTCCTCATATTTATTAAAAATATTATTTGGGTGAGTTAATGAAAATACAATTGGTCCAGAATTTATTTGGTTATACAATGATTCACTAATTTGAATTTGTTGCTGAGTTATTGGTGGCCCATCTAAAGGTTTTAATCCATTATTCCAGTCTGGAATTGAAAAATAGGGTATTGTTCCCATAAATTGATTGCCAAAAGCAAATTCATTTAATATAGGATTAGAATCTAAAGTAACTTCTGAAGCACAAATAATTGCCCCATCTGGAAGATCTAATGGATCTGAGCCATCTAATGTATTTCCATTTGTTGAAATAATAATATTTGTTGAAAAATATAAGTCAGTATTAATAAAATAATTAACACAACTTGTAGGATTTGAATTACATTGAGTCCCCCAACAGAAATTTGGATATATTGTATCATCAATCACAAAAGATGGATATAAAAAACCAATTAAAAATAAAAAAGAAATTAAAAAGATATTTATTTTATTTAATTTATTCATTTTTTTCACCTTTATTCCTATAGAAATAATATGTAACATTTAATCCAGCACCAAATGTTTTATTTTCTATATTATAATCTAAACGCATTGAAGATTGCCAATTTTTTCCTATTCCAACTTTTTGTACAAAATTTGCAACTGGTTCTCCATTTATTGTAATTCCAGCTCTTGTTTCTTCCATATCTACTCCAAGTATTTTAAGTTTTTTAGTTGGGACAATTAATGTTCCTGAAAAAACATAATCTTTTTCTCCAGTTTCTGCTATTTTATGCCAGTTTCCTGAACATTCAATAAATGCTGAATTTCCAAGACCAAGTACAATTCCACCACCTGCATGAATATCTTT
This genomic window contains:
- the rbcL gene encoding type III ribulose-bisphosphate carboxylase encodes the protein MPFDGFTNLKYKPKENDLICKFYVEPGKLDKKLTLEQAAEHITAESSIGTWTDVGGISPTLRKKITPHVYYINKKNNTIKIAYPSDLFEKGNMPQIMSAIAGNIFGMKEIANLRLLDISFPKDIINSFKGPKHGIEGIRKITQIKKRPICGTIIKPKVGRTAKVHAQYAYESWSGGLDLVKDDENLTSMTFNKFEDRVIRTLEMRDKAESETGEKKIYCCNVSAETNIMMKRAQFIKDHGGRITMVDILTCGWAGFETLRNSQPNLIVHAHRAGHGMFTHNPRNGMTMLAVAKIARLIGADSLHIGTFGTGKMKSEYKEELNIRDALIKQKIFENDKADVLGQNWYNTKSVMPVSSGGLYPGIIPETIHRGGTDLFLQAGGGVAGHPDGIKSGATAMRQAIDSYMKKQDILEYAKEHKELGAAIKKWGIGKRVVYYE
- a CDS encoding MBL fold metallo-hydrolase RNA specificity domain-containing protein, with translation MANDEITFYGGAQEVGRSCVNVYSKIGQIMLDCGIKLGDPIEYPIIPKEDFKKIKHIVPTHTHLDHIGFLPHIIQKGKAYNAKIYATKPTRDLMQLLLSDYQRLQEKKLFSTKDVETVLEKTQQVEYKQKISGKGLIPFTLYNSGHILGGAMIKLEGKCDLLYTGDLNLRETKIIEGAELGLKAKNLILESTYGGKTDRLPSLKNASQQLIESIKETLIAGGHVLIPTFAVGRGQNIMMVIESYMRSGALPKVPIYTDGMVNRANRIYRHNVIYAKEEIKMRILMSDEDPFKSPFYKVPKTKDRSDVLSEPCIILSTSGMLTGGPVLNYLEKLIENPKNKLIIVGYQVEGSLGRKLLDGEKYVQLGYGEDKKEYEVKMKVETVPFSGHSDHDDLIKFVKSIKGLKKVFLMHGEPKKIQELAEDIQQNKKVEVIMPKNTEIFKL
- a CDS encoding CARDB domain-containing protein — translated: MNKLNKINIFLISFLFLIGFLYPSFVIDDTIYPNFCWGTQCNSNPTSCVNYFINTDLYFSTNIIISTNGNTLDGSDPLDLPDGAIICASEVTLDSNPILNEFAFGNQFMGTIPYFSIPDWNNGLKPLDGPPITQQQIQISESLYNQINSGPIVFSLTHPNNIFNKYEEPFNYYKEKCSEPTAYLNNKKGHAGVVCYGNLIADINSVPIILELGNPDFDISYLPVGDYIFELSYSEVQCLGLGQTNIESSTNNKVYVYRDENLFPYTGSKTPFVLHVDDPQIIINSMMITDVEGNPEIVINPGQTKDIIIHLFLNRESMAFNITDITATPSDFIFTPDTPFNISVPTPPAGEGAYEYTITGQLTAPEIYTNEEISLRVFFDTNLPVCNDQTGEWPIDAPITQGPDLVVNLSAGGATGIIYQTEGATTTIDVDTINIGSLETGSESTTFVTSNDASLFTNTGFLIPNLNEGANQINSFDFTCPPGINMNITFEACADYYDEVIEVNENDNCDNITIVCDAYTNLRVKSDIEPSGFPPIRRAPCIVNETQTIDLTTYSNSICSQNASWTLVELKQGTTILNTTRYSVPPMPNLWMPNSFLFIPQREADTTTPFGNDWGTCTDLADVTAETYTEVTHKYSYEINIEGTYQIQACADIDNEVNEGSETDNCLTLWLSCVPPAPGNITAFCTDLNISNGGMDNGNWGVINDGSYDITTTIIPTYSGSINPSPSFPASITEMIRAGDIYSKNARWTCGDTSAITTYTIFAEWTDPHSGNLMNDTAICTIRCGIVLACEDYL